A part of Bemisia tabaci unplaced genomic scaffold, PGI_BMITA_v3 genomic DNA contains:
- the LOC140225802 gene encoding uncharacterized protein, translating into MPEVQDGLCLICGQTLSASSYTLVQRGLDAIRIAAEKRKDRAVLVQLNNLNEVTLHEKCRKNYTRASTIASYCKSLELEENVAGNGDILLRNQVDDFNFKENCLFCGGKIVETKRKDSNRDVFPVRTLEFTESILSRAREIDDECSRIVSSRVMSVVDLVAAEARYHQKCNLSFKKSSVCKRGRPADVQKETLMTKLCNFIQNSEDSQYSLKELITIMKTFGAGFDAKVYTDKYLKEKLKGFFGSNLVIIDRAGKSPIVCLKSFSDKVINAQWYQDRKTNEDEERKRIVEAASKIVLEDIRAFMYPTEFYPTSNDIANSKEMVPETLNLFLRGLIEKYKKKPEEYDAKIQYIEHMIINSVRPRSFYSPLIFSLSLHLHRKYGARYLIELLSAIGVATPYSQIGKFLSVAVLDPVAKDISANFVQFIYDNADFNTNTLDGYNTFHAMGGVVSVTPVVNTPDVKVPISAISKEVQKGKFPSIPVMHYSKRPSMGLKNVKVLNFIEASNQCLVGFEEFKYWHHHDCMWLLNKILIPSEINDSDKTTGIPSWSGYMTLSTKNFTEFSTSSVIALPFINLDPSNLTTLYSALQFAKSESKRYKMESTIVTFDQPLFYKACDIKYASDDLNDLIIRLGGFHTLMSFLGSIGDIMAGSGLEEVISCVYAPNSVRNIMNGHAYSRAVRAHFLVGECLMKLIIQKLKPLDDACTKELKQICQISETESVFSVDLAHSDVGRLTLDISKIVDELKTSSRTAKLWCQYLDQVQIIRMFIRAERTGNWPLHMACIEKMLPFFHASGHLNYAKSAHLYLQEMLELPRKMSDGEFKSFSQKGFFAIRRSNKFWSGLWSDLTIEQVLMRSMKSSGGLTHGRGITESTLAKWISSIPVTLPYSIELEEFCGTKSEFSEQHVELRNSRISRDSADCMKISEWFAHHPPFSNEGNNESIVSLSSGLTGDETINCEKAEEVGRELLKKVDGQSFSELKLQRSSKVKSLASLTNSINIKGENITVNTTQLFNRIICCTKTDEELQECFKYELANHPTALFDPTGFKKCKKSALLDVLPKPTDVAIGDLSPSSTHFVIDGGFLLHKVVWPRGSTYEEVFKRYFDYLQRTFHGSKTVIFDGYPSTGTTKTQEQERRIGKRKQCVDVNFQDDMKVYGSQGDFLSNRHNKVLFIKRLSSYLIKRGIQTETAEDDADAMIVNTGLQYSDANDVVIVGEDTDLIVLFISLGDQRAKQLYFYIPDSCKKSGKLYLRSKVLAEVGKIKDILMPFHALTGCDTNSALFKQGKKKPYSALKVTPGGDEIQSYLKPFLDFTSSHEMIAAAGEKFLIALYAGRKRKSYDTLDELRFFLFHQATARSPLMTNFDLALLPPTSNASQYHSYRAFLQVCKWRGVNLPQEEWGWQRTANGFMPKKASIAPAPDFILSLIYCGCEAGCRKNCTCVKSTLPCSSMCVGCRGICCDNSVKIDDEDELL; encoded by the exons atgccGGAAGTTCAAGACGGCTTGTGTCTTATTTGTGGACAGACATTAAGTGCATCTTCATACACCCTAGTGCAAAGAGGATTGGATGCAATTCGCATAGCCGCTGAAAAGCGCAAGGACAGAGCTGTATTAGTTCAGTTAAACAATTTAAACGAAGTTACCCTTCACGAGAAGTGCCGAAAAAACTACACCCGCGCATCAACAATAGCCTCGTATTGTAAATCTTTAGAGCTCGAAGAAAATGTGGCAGGTAATGGTGACATTTTATTGCGGAATCAAGTCGAtgactttaattttaaagaaaattgtttattttgtggtggtaaaattgttgaaacaaAACGGAAAGACTCTAACCGAGATGTTTTTCCAGTCAGAACTTTGGAGTTCACAGAATCAATATTGAGCAGAGCCCGAGAAATAGACGACGAGTGTAGTCGAATTGTGTCATCTCGGGTCATGAGTGTGGTGGACCTTGTTGCGGCTGAGGCTCGGTACcatcaaaaatgtaatttgtcCTTCAAAAAGTCCAGTGTCTGTAAAAGGGGACGCCCAGCTGATGTTCAGAAAGAAACATTAATGACCAAACTGTGCAATTTCATTCAGAATTCTGAAGACTCTCAATATTCCTTAAAAGAATTGATCACAATTATGAAAACTTTTGGAGCAGGATTTGATGCTAAAGTTTACACCGataaatatttgaaagaaaaattaaaaggtttTTTTGGAAGTAATTTAGTTATTATAGATCGTGCCGGCAAGTCTCCTATCGTTTGTTTAAAGAGTTTTTCCGACAAAGTCATCAACGCTCAGTGGTATCAGGATAGGAAAACAAATGAGGACGAAGAGCGGAAAAGGATAGTAGAGGCTGCGTCCAAAATAGTTTTAGAGGATATACGAGCATTTATGTACCCAACTGAGTTTTATCCAACAAGTAATGATATTGCCAATTCCAAAGAAATGGTGCCTGAAACTTTGAATCTCTTTTTAAGAGGtctcattgaaaaatacaaaaaaaaaccagaagagTATGATGCAAAAATCCAATACATTGAGCATATGATCATCAATTCTGTGAGGCCTAGATCATTTTATTCACCTTTGATTTTTTCACTATCGTTGCATTTGCATCGTAAGTACGGAGCTCGATATTTGATCGAGTTGTTGTCAGCAATTGGAGTTGCCACGCCATATAGCCAAATTGGGAAGTTCTTGTCAGTAGCTGTCCTTGATCCAGTGGCAAAAGATATTTCAGCgaattttgttcaatttatttATGATAATGCTGACTTTAATACTAATACACTGGATGGTTACAACACCTTTCACGCCATGGGCGGAGTTGTTTCAGTAACTCCAGTCGTAAATACCCCCGATGTTAAAGTGCCTATTTCAGCTATTTCAAAAGAAGTTCAGAAAGGGAAGTTCCCATCGATACCAGTCATGCATTACTCTAAAAGACCATCGATGGGACTGAAAAACGTAAAAGTTCTAAATTTTATCGAGGCCTCTAATCAATGCTTAGTTggttttgaagaatttaaaTACTGGCATCATCATGATTGTATGTGGTTGctcaacaaaattttaattccttcAGAAATCAATGATAGTGATAAGACCACTGGTATACCCAGCTGGAGTGGCTATATGACATTGAGCaccaaaaattttacagaatttagtACTAGCTCCGTTATTGCGCTGCCATTCATTAATTTGGATCCTTCTAATTTGACAACGTTGTATTCAGCATTGCAGTTTGCTAAAAGTGAGAGTAAACGGTATAAAATGGAATCTACTATTGTTACATTTGATCAGCCTCTATTTTATAAAGCTTGTGACATTAAATACGCATCCGACGATCTTAACGATTTAATAATCAGATTGGGAGGTTTCCATACTCTGATGTCATTTTTAGGCAGCATTGGCGATATAATGGCAGGAAGCGGTCTAGAGGAGGTAATCTCCTGTGTTTATGCTCCTAATTCTGTTCGGAACATCATGAACGGACACGCTTACTCCAGAGCAGTCCGAGCTCACTTCCTAGTTGGGGAATGTTTGATGAAATTGATTATTCAAAAGTTGAAACCTTTGGACGATGCATGCACGAAAGAACTAAAACAGATATGCCAAATTTCTGAAACTGAATCCGTGTTCAGCGTGGATCTCGCTCATTCTGATGTTGGCCGCTTGACATTAGATATTTCCAAAATTGTGGACGAGCTCAAAACCTCCTCCAGAACAGCGAAGCTTTGGTGTCAATACTTGGATCAAGTGCAGATCATCCGAATGTTCATCAGGGCTGAAAGAACTGGCAACTGGCCTTTACATATGGCGTGTATCGAAAAAATGTTACCCTTTTTCCACGCTTCGGGGCATTTAAATTACGCTAAATCCGCTCATCTCTACTTGCAAGAAATGCTGGAGCTGCCTCGGAAAATGTCAGATGGGGAATTCAAGTCATTTTCGCAGAAAGGGTTCTTTGCTATCCGTAGATCGAACAAATTTTGGTCTGGACTCTGGTCTGATTTAACAATCGAACAAGTATTAATGAGATCAATGAAGTCATCTGGTGGTCTCACTCATGGCAGAG GGATTACAGAAAGCACTTTAGCAAAATGGATCAGCAGTATCCCCGTTACCCTTCCATATAGCATAGAATTAGAAGAGTTTTGTGGAACTAAATCTGAATTCTCGGAGCAGCACGTTGAACTTCGGAACTCTAGAATTTCAAGAGATAGTGCTGATTGTATGAAGATCTCGGAGTGGTTTGCGCATCATCCTCCATtttcaaatgaaggaaataatGAAAGTATTGTATCTTTATCCTCTGGTTTGACTGGAGATGAAACAATTAATTGCGAAAAAGCTGAGGAAGTAGGTAGAGagttattgaaaaaagtagacGGTCAAAGTTTTTCTGAACTTAAATTGCAACGCTCTTCCAAAGTAAAATCTTTAGCCTCACTTACAAACTCAATCAACATAAAGGGGGAAAATATTACAGTTAATACGACACAGCTGTTTAATCGTATAATTTGCTGTACTAAAACTGATGAAGAATTGCAAGAATGCTTTAAATATGAACTAGCTAACCACCCAACAGCTCTGTTTGATCCAACAGgattcaaaaaatgtaaaaaatctgCTTTATTAGACGTACTACCTAAGCCTACAGATGTGGCGATCGGAGATCTGTCACCATCTTCCActcattttgtcattgatgggGGGTTTCTCTTGCATAAGGTTGTTTGGCCTCGCGGATCTACCTATGAGGAAGTCTTCAAAAGATATTTTGATTACCTGCAGCGAACTTTTCATGGATCAAAAACAGTAATTTTTGACGGTTATCCATCGACAGGCACGACCAAAACCCAAGAACAAGAGAGGAGAATAGGGAAAAGAAAGCAATGTGTCGACGTCAACTTTCAAGATGACATGAAAGTTTACGGTTCTCAAGGAGATTTCTTGTCAAACCGTCACAATAAAGTGTTATTTATAAAGAGATTGTCATCTTACTTAATTAAGCGTGGAATTCAGACTGAAACGGCGGAAGATGATGCTGATGCCATGATCGTCAATACTGGGCTCCAGTATAGCGATGCTAACGATGTCGTCATCGTTGGAGAGGACACTGATCTGATCGTTTTATTCATCTCTCTCGGCGACCAGCGTGCAAAACAACTATATTTTTACATTCCTGATAGTTGTAAAAAATCTGGGAAACTTTACCTCCGTTCTAAGGTTCTAGCTGAGGTCGGTAAAATAAAAGATATTCTGATGCCTTTCCACGCCCTCACTGGCTGCGATACTAATTCTGCTCTATTTAAACAAGGTAAAAAGAAGCCATACTCTGCACTAAAAGTAACACCCGGAGGTGATGAAATCCAGTCATATTTAAAACCATTTTTAGATTTCACTAGCAGCCATGAAATGATAGCAGCAGCGGGTGAAAAGTTCCTCATTGCTCTGTACGCTGGTCGGAAACGTAAAAGTTATGATACACTTGACGAGCTTCGATTCTTTCTTTTCCACCAAGCAACTGCTCGCTCTCCTCTTATGACTAATTTTGACTTAGCTCTCCTCCCCCCAACCTCAAATGCATCGCAGTATCACTCTTACCGCGCTTTTCTTCAAGTTTGCAAATGGCGAGGTGTGAATTTGCCCCAGGAAGAGTGGGGTTGGCAGAGGACAGCTAATGGTTTCATGCCGAAAAAAGCTTCGATTGCCCCTGCACCTGATTTTATCCTTTCTTTAATTTACTGCGGTTGCGAGGCAGGGTGCCGTAAGAATTGTACTTGCGTTAAGTCGACTTTACCTTGCTCTTCAATGTGTGTAGGTTGTCGGGGTATCTGCTGTGATAATTCCGTCAAAATTGATGATGAGGACGAATTACTATAA